The following are from one region of the Rhizobacter sp. AJA081-3 genome:
- a CDS encoding lmo0937 family membrane protein, with product MLETIAVILVVLWLLGLVTSYTMGGLIHGLLVIAIVVILIRVIQGRRL from the coding sequence ATGCTCGAAACGATTGCGGTCATCCTGGTCGTGCTGTGGCTTCTCGGCCTCGTCACTTCCTACACCATGGGCGGCCTGATCCACGGGCTGCTTGTCATTGCCATCGTGGTGATCCTGATCCGGGTGATCCAGGGCCGGCGCCTCTGA
- a CDS encoding TIGR03862 family flavoprotein, whose amino-acid sequence MPADTPILLQAVVVGGGPAGLMAAQALADAGVTVELFDAMPSVGRKFLLAGKGGLNLTHSEEIEPFLGRYGAARDRVAPWLRVFGPDALRAWARGLGVDTFVGSSGRVFPTDLKAAPLLRAWLHRLREAGVKFHMRHRWLGWAPASEGAHALRFAAPQGEIVVQAHAVVLALGGASWARLGSDGAWVPLLAERGVDLAPLQPSNSGFDVAAWSDHLKSRFAGAPMKNVALRCTAPDGRRFEQRGEFVVTQSGIEGSLVYAASALLRDTIAANGQAVAEIDLLPERSAEFVRDEVARPRGSRSLSTHLKSRLGLDGVKAALLHELLPRGVFTDPAALAAAIKSLPITLVAARPIDEAISSAGGVRFEALDEALMLRSLPGVFCAGEMLDWEAPTGGYLLTASLASGRVAGQGVAQRLAGAEPPA is encoded by the coding sequence ATGCCCGCCGACACACCGATCTTGCTGCAGGCCGTGGTCGTCGGCGGCGGGCCGGCCGGGCTGATGGCTGCGCAGGCGCTGGCCGATGCGGGCGTGACGGTCGAGCTGTTCGACGCCATGCCCTCGGTGGGCCGCAAGTTCCTGCTCGCCGGCAAGGGCGGGCTCAACCTGACGCACAGCGAGGAGATCGAGCCCTTCCTTGGCCGCTACGGCGCGGCGCGCGACCGGGTCGCGCCCTGGCTGCGCGTGTTCGGCCCCGACGCATTGCGGGCCTGGGCCCGGGGCCTCGGTGTCGACACTTTCGTCGGCAGCTCGGGGCGGGTCTTTCCCACCGACCTGAAGGCCGCGCCACTGCTGCGCGCCTGGCTGCACCGCCTGCGCGAAGCGGGCGTGAAGTTCCACATGCGCCACCGCTGGCTGGGCTGGGCGCCGGCCAGCGAGGGCGCGCATGCGCTGCGCTTCGCCGCGCCGCAGGGCGAGATCGTCGTGCAGGCACACGCGGTCGTGCTGGCGCTTGGCGGGGCGAGCTGGGCCCGGCTGGGCTCCGACGGTGCCTGGGTGCCGTTGCTGGCCGAACGCGGCGTGGACCTGGCGCCGCTGCAGCCCTCGAACAGCGGCTTCGACGTCGCAGCGTGGAGCGATCACCTGAAGAGCCGCTTCGCCGGTGCGCCGATGAAGAACGTGGCGCTGCGCTGCACGGCGCCCGACGGCCGGCGCTTCGAGCAGCGCGGCGAGTTCGTCGTCACGCAATCGGGCATCGAGGGCAGCCTGGTCTATGCGGCCTCGGCGCTGCTGCGCGACACCATCGCTGCGAATGGCCAGGCCGTCGCCGAGATCGATCTGCTGCCCGAGCGCAGCGCCGAGTTCGTGCGCGACGAGGTGGCGCGCCCGCGCGGTTCGCGTTCCTTGTCGACGCACCTGAAGAGCCGGCTCGGCCTGGACGGCGTGAAGGCGGCGCTGCTGCACGAGCTGCTGCCGCGTGGGGTGTTCACCGACCCGGCAGCGCTGGCCGCGGCGATCAAGTCGCTGCCGATCACACTGGTCGCCGCGCGGCCGATCGACGAGGCCATCAGCAGTGCCGGCGGCGTGCGCTTCGAGGCGCTCGACGAGGCGCTGATGCTGCGCTCGCTGCCGGGCGTGTTCTGCGCCGGCGAGATGCTCGACTGGGAGGCGCCGACAGGCGGCTACCTGCTCACCGCCAGCCTGGCCAGCGGCCGGGTGGCGGGGCAGGGCGTGGCGCAGCGCCTTGCGGGCGCCGAGCCGCCCGCTTAG
- a CDS encoding thioredoxin family protein, whose protein sequence is MPIRPITWLAATAFVASAPVALAQGGASCSARSGDTVTPVIELYTSEGCSSCPPADRWLSRIRPDTPAVALAFHVNYWDRLGWPDRFASSEFTRRQAEQQAVNGARVSYTPQVVVQGRDRPDWPGIVLPMAPSASPLVDVAISGDGRSFDAQVQMRPGAPSRLAAFWAVTENGHRSAVTAGENAGEKLAHDHVVRELHRVPPWTGASIRLSFSPAAAPDASHPRALSLVVIDAATGRPLQALRLPC, encoded by the coding sequence ATGCCCATCCGACCCATTACCTGGCTGGCCGCCACGGCCTTCGTCGCCAGCGCGCCCGTCGCGCTCGCGCAAGGCGGTGCGAGTTGCAGCGCGCGCAGCGGCGACACCGTCACGCCGGTGATCGAGCTCTACACCTCCGAGGGCTGCAGCTCCTGCCCGCCCGCCGACCGCTGGCTGTCGCGCATCAGGCCCGACACGCCGGCCGTCGCGCTCGCCTTCCACGTCAACTACTGGGATCGCCTGGGCTGGCCCGACCGCTTCGCCTCCAGCGAGTTCACGCGGCGCCAAGCCGAACAGCAGGCCGTGAACGGAGCGCGCGTCAGCTACACGCCGCAGGTGGTGGTGCAGGGGCGCGACCGGCCCGACTGGCCGGGCATCGTGCTGCCGATGGCCCCGTCGGCCTCGCCGCTGGTGGACGTGGCGATCAGCGGCGACGGCCGCAGCTTCGACGCGCAGGTGCAGATGCGCCCCGGCGCCCCATCGCGCCTGGCGGCCTTCTGGGCGGTCACCGAGAACGGCCACCGCAGTGCGGTGACGGCGGGCGAGAACGCCGGCGAGAAGTTGGCCCACGACCACGTGGTGCGCGAGCTGCATCGCGTGCCGCCCTGGACGGGCGCGAGCATTCGCCTCAGCTTCAGCCCCGCTGCCGCGCCGGATGCGTCGCACCCGCGCGCGCTCAGCCTGGTGGTGATCGATGCGGCGACCGGCCGGCCGCTGCAGGCGCTACGGCTGCCCTGCTGA
- a CDS encoding ASCH domain-containing protein: MARPDDPPAPGRREEIEPFWLDYQRTCGVQVEGFAAASFGSTRALADELALLVCNGVKRAHATLRREFEKDLDPLPAPGEHLVVLDGAGHPRAIVRNSHVELRHFNEIDDEFAFTAGEGDLTLQWWLVAHRQDWSEQADREGFEIGETTELVLEYFELVWPQPASSAGQP, from the coding sequence ATGGCGCGGCCCGACGATCCGCCGGCGCCCGGCCGCAGGGAGGAGATCGAGCCCTTCTGGCTGGATTACCAACGAACCTGCGGCGTGCAGGTGGAAGGCTTCGCCGCGGCCTCGTTCGGCAGCACGCGGGCCCTGGCCGACGAGCTCGCGCTGCTGGTGTGCAACGGCGTCAAGCGCGCGCACGCCACGCTCAGGCGCGAGTTCGAGAAGGATCTCGATCCGTTGCCGGCCCCGGGCGAGCACCTCGTCGTGCTCGACGGCGCCGGCCACCCGCGCGCCATCGTGCGCAACTCGCACGTGGAACTGCGCCACTTCAACGAGATCGACGACGAGTTCGCCTTCACCGCGGGCGAGGGCGATCTCACGCTGCAGTGGTGGCTGGTCGCACACCGGCAGGATTGGTCGGAGCAGGCCGACCGTGAAGGCTTCGAGATCGGCGAGACCACCGAGCTGGTGCTCGAGTACTTCGAGCTCGTCTGGCCGCAGCCGGCATCCTCAGCAGGGCAGCCGTAG
- a CDS encoding SDR family oxidoreductase has product MKTFKGRTAVITGAGSGFGLEVSRIAAREGMNLVMADVQQDALDRAVEEIRGLGAQVMGFRLDVSKAAEVESMGEATRARFGAPHLVFNNAGVGAGGLIWEHSLKDWEWVVGVNLMGVAHGVRVFTPMMVEAARTDPSYEGHIVNTASMAGLLNAPNMGVYNVTKHAVVAMSETLYQDLRLVTDQIGASVLCPFFVPTGIHQSQRNRPAEMQESDVRPTKSQLIAQAMSDKAVTSGKVTAAQVGQFVMDAVREGRFYIYSHPKSLASVQTRLEDIMLGRNPTDPFALKPEIGQGLRQALRATD; this is encoded by the coding sequence ATGAAGACGTTCAAGGGACGCACCGCGGTCATCACCGGTGCGGGTTCGGGCTTCGGCCTGGAGGTGTCGCGCATCGCCGCGCGCGAGGGCATGAACCTCGTCATGGCCGACGTGCAGCAGGATGCGCTGGACCGCGCGGTGGAAGAGATCCGCGGCCTCGGTGCGCAGGTGATGGGCTTCCGGCTCGACGTGTCCAAGGCCGCCGAGGTCGAGTCGATGGGCGAGGCGACACGCGCGCGTTTCGGCGCGCCGCACCTGGTGTTCAACAACGCCGGCGTGGGGGCAGGCGGGCTGATCTGGGAGCATTCGCTGAAGGACTGGGAGTGGGTGGTCGGCGTCAACCTGATGGGTGTGGCGCATGGCGTGCGCGTGTTCACGCCGATGATGGTCGAGGCCGCGCGCACCGACCCGTCCTACGAGGGCCACATCGTCAACACGGCCTCGATGGCCGGGCTGCTGAACGCGCCGAACATGGGCGTCTACAACGTCACCAAGCACGCCGTGGTGGCGATGAGCGAGACGCTCTACCAGGACCTGCGCCTGGTTACCGACCAGATCGGCGCCTCGGTGCTGTGCCCCTTCTTCGTGCCCACCGGCATTCACCAGAGCCAGCGCAACCGGCCGGCCGAGATGCAGGAGTCGGACGTGCGGCCGACGAAGAGCCAGCTGATCGCGCAGGCGATGAGCGACAAGGCGGTGACCAGCGGCAAGGTCACCGCGGCGCAGGTGGGGCAGTTCGTGATGGACGCGGTGCGCGAGGGGCGCTTCTACATCTACAGCCACCCGAAGTCGCTGGCCAGCGTGCAGACGCGGCTGGAGGACATCATGCTCGGCCGCAACCCGACCGACCCCTTCGCGCTCAAGCCCGAGATCGGCCAAGGCCTGCGCCAGGCGCTGCGCGCGACCGACTGA
- a CDS encoding glutathione S-transferase family protein — translation MHPFILHHYANSPFSEKIRLVFGFKGMAWQSVHVPSMLPKPDVVALTGGYRRTPFLQHGADIWCDTALMARVIDRAQPTPPLYPPGVAGAAQTLAQWADATLFWAVIPYTLQPQGIAHVMAGVPPEGLKAFAADRAPFTAGMTRQTPADATVALKAYLVRLEEQLADGRAFLFGGQASIADFSVAHCLWFIHLAPPMVVILEPFARLRAWYARVASFGHGEPTVMKSAQAIELAAAATSHEPVQVEPGLGFEAGEGVTVTPTDYGRDPVAGALVGLTSEEVVIERHDERAGRLHVHFPRIGFQIRKEAKA, via the coding sequence ATGCATCCGTTCATCCTTCACCACTACGCGAACTCGCCGTTCTCCGAGAAGATCCGCCTCGTGTTCGGCTTCAAGGGCATGGCCTGGCAATCGGTGCACGTGCCCAGCATGTTGCCCAAGCCCGATGTAGTGGCGCTCACCGGCGGATACCGGCGCACGCCCTTCCTGCAGCACGGCGCCGACATCTGGTGCGACACCGCGCTGATGGCCCGCGTGATCGATCGCGCGCAGCCCACGCCGCCGCTGTACCCGCCCGGCGTCGCCGGTGCCGCACAGACGCTGGCGCAATGGGCCGACGCCACGCTGTTCTGGGCCGTCATCCCGTACACGCTGCAGCCGCAGGGCATCGCCCATGTGATGGCCGGCGTGCCGCCCGAGGGCCTGAAGGCCTTCGCAGCCGACCGCGCACCCTTCACCGCCGGCATGACGCGGCAGACGCCGGCCGATGCCACCGTGGCCCTGAAGGCCTACCTGGTGCGGCTGGAGGAGCAACTCGCCGACGGCCGGGCCTTCCTGTTCGGCGGCCAGGCGAGCATCGCCGACTTCTCGGTGGCACATTGCCTGTGGTTCATCCACCTGGCGCCGCCGATGGTGGTCATCCTCGAGCCGTTCGCACGCCTGCGCGCCTGGTATGCCCGCGTCGCCAGTTTCGGCCACGGTGAGCCCACGGTCATGAAGAGCGCGCAAGCCATCGAACTGGCCGCGGCCGCAACCTCGCACGAGCCGGTGCAGGTCGAGCCGGGGCTCGGCTTCGAGGCCGGCGAGGGGGTCACCGTCACGCCCACTGACTACGGCCGCGACCCGGTCGCCGGCGCGCTGGTCGGGCTGACGAGCGAAGAAGTGGTCATCGAGCGGCACGACGAGCGCGCGGGCAGGCTGCACGTTCATTTCCCGCGCATCGGGTTCCAGATCAGGAAGGAAGCGAAAGCATGA
- a CDS encoding isovaleryl-CoA dehydrogenase, which translates to MTATHEVYNQPAPLVDYNLYATNRPLRDALAFHLPGSDEAPRLAQGVRWGSSTWQTHARLANTHPPRLLSHDRFGRRIDQVEFHPSYHALMGEAVAAGLHGRPWSLGPGAHVERAAAFMQFTELEPSILCPISMTYAVTPALRANRAVFDAWFARLASTAYDPRLMPFTDKPGVTMGMGMTEKQGGSDVRANTTRAAFAEDTPWGARFTLVGHKWFFSAPMCDAFLVLAQEEGGLSCFFLPRVLPDGTLNAIHVQRLKDKLGNHANASSEVEFLGASAWRVGEVGRGVAQILEMGTLTRLDCALGTAGLMRQALSLALNHTAQREAFGKRLVDQPLMKNVLADMALESEAATALALRLARAIDRQDDPFESLMRRVLTPVSKFWICKRGSALAQEAMECLGGNGYVEEAGEGVMARVYREMPLNSIWEGAGNIMALDLLRALRQGGKGGSVAEALATELAPARGTHAAFDRFTDALPSRFDGATDEVEARRLAQDVALAVQAALLRQHAPDFVFEAFCRSRLGGDWGQAFGTLSASTAFDAIIARGMPS; encoded by the coding sequence ATGACTGCGACCCACGAGGTCTACAACCAGCCTGCGCCGCTGGTCGACTACAACCTCTACGCGACGAACCGCCCGCTGCGCGATGCCTTGGCCTTCCACCTGCCGGGCAGCGACGAAGCACCGCGCCTCGCGCAAGGCGTGCGATGGGGCAGCAGCACCTGGCAGACGCATGCGCGGCTGGCCAACACGCATCCGCCACGCCTGCTCAGCCACGACCGCTTCGGCCGACGCATCGACCAGGTCGAGTTCCACCCGAGCTACCACGCGCTGATGGGCGAGGCCGTGGCCGCCGGGCTGCACGGCCGTCCCTGGTCGCTGGGTCCCGGCGCGCACGTCGAACGCGCCGCGGCCTTCATGCAGTTCACCGAACTCGAGCCGTCGATCCTCTGCCCGATCTCGATGACCTACGCCGTCACGCCGGCACTGCGCGCCAACCGCGCCGTGTTCGACGCCTGGTTCGCGCGCCTGGCCAGCACCGCCTACGACCCGCGGCTCATGCCCTTCACCGACAAACCCGGCGTGACCATGGGCATGGGCATGACCGAGAAGCAGGGCGGCTCGGACGTGCGTGCCAACACCACGCGCGCCGCCTTCGCCGAAGACACGCCCTGGGGCGCGCGCTTCACGCTGGTCGGCCACAAGTGGTTCTTCTCGGCGCCGATGTGCGATGCCTTCCTCGTGCTCGCGCAGGAGGAGGGCGGCCTGAGCTGCTTCTTTCTGCCGCGCGTGCTGCCCGACGGCACGCTCAACGCCATTCACGTGCAGCGCCTGAAGGACAAGCTGGGCAACCATGCCAACGCCAGCTCCGAGGTGGAGTTCCTCGGCGCGAGCGCCTGGCGCGTCGGCGAGGTCGGCCGAGGCGTCGCGCAGATCCTCGAGATGGGCACGCTGACGCGGCTGGACTGCGCGCTCGGCACCGCGGGCTTGATGCGCCAGGCGCTCAGCCTCGCGCTCAACCACACCGCGCAGCGCGAGGCTTTCGGCAAGCGCCTCGTCGACCAGCCGCTGATGAAGAACGTGCTCGCCGACATGGCGCTCGAGTCCGAGGCGGCCACCGCGCTGGCGCTGCGCCTGGCGCGCGCCATCGACCGGCAGGACGACCCCTTCGAATCGCTGATGCGGCGGGTGCTCACGCCGGTGTCGAAGTTCTGGATCTGCAAGCGCGGCAGCGCGCTGGCCCAGGAGGCGATGGAGTGCCTGGGCGGCAACGGCTACGTCGAGGAAGCGGGCGAGGGCGTGATGGCGCGCGTCTACCGCGAGATGCCGCTGAACTCGATCTGGGAAGGCGCCGGCAACATCATGGCGCTGGACCTGCTTCGCGCGCTTCGCCAGGGTGGCAAGGGCGGCTCGGTGGCCGAGGCGCTGGCCACCGAACTCGCGCCGGCGCGCGGTACACACGCCGCCTTCGACCGATTCACCGACGCGCTGCCTTCGCGTTTCGACGGCGCCACCGACGAGGTCGAGGCGCGCCGCCTCGCGCAGGACGTGGCGCTCGCGGTGCAGGCCGCGCTGCTGCGCCAGCACGCGCCGGACTTCGTCTTCGAGGCCTTCTGCCGCTCGAGACTGGGCGGCGACTGGGGCCAGGCCTTCGGCACGCTGAGTGCGTCGACTGCCTTCGACGCGATCATTGCGCGCGGCATGCCCTCCTGA
- a CDS encoding NADP-dependent oxidoreductase → MATTNKQWLLASRPAGEATAANFRLVETALPALQDGQVLVRHHFLSLDPYMRGRMSDAKSYAQPQPLDAVMGGGTAGEVVESRHPKYAAGDKVVGMGGWQQYSVVDGNQMGMMRKVDTTHVPLSAYLGAVGMPGVTAWYGLVKLCMPKAGETIVVSAASGAVGSAVGQLAKLRGCRVVGIAGGADKCRYVVDELGFDACVDYKAHRDAKSLDAALAEAAPKGIDGNFENVGGVILDAILRRMNPFGRIALCGMISGYDGAPIPLSDPSLILKMRLRVEGFIVSEHMEVWPEALTELGTLVATGKLKYRESIAPRIEDAPEAFIGLLKGKNFGKQLVKLN, encoded by the coding sequence ATGGCAACGACGAACAAACAATGGCTGCTGGCCTCGCGTCCGGCAGGCGAAGCCACCGCCGCCAACTTCCGCCTCGTGGAGACGGCGCTGCCGGCGCTGCAGGACGGGCAGGTGCTGGTGCGCCACCATTTCCTCTCGCTCGACCCCTACATGCGCGGGCGCATGAGCGACGCCAAGAGCTACGCGCAGCCGCAACCGCTGGACGCGGTGATGGGCGGCGGCACGGCCGGTGAGGTGGTCGAGTCGCGCCACCCGAAATACGCCGCCGGCGACAAGGTGGTCGGCATGGGCGGCTGGCAGCAGTACAGCGTCGTCGACGGCAACCAGATGGGCATGATGCGCAAGGTCGACACCACGCACGTGCCGCTGTCCGCCTACCTCGGTGCGGTGGGCATGCCGGGCGTGACGGCCTGGTACGGGCTGGTGAAGCTGTGCATGCCGAAGGCCGGCGAGACGATCGTGGTGAGTGCGGCCAGCGGCGCGGTGGGCAGCGCGGTGGGCCAGCTCGCCAAGCTGCGCGGCTGCCGTGTCGTGGGCATCGCCGGCGGCGCCGACAAGTGCCGCTACGTGGTCGACGAACTCGGCTTCGATGCCTGCGTCGACTACAAGGCGCACCGCGATGCCAAGTCGCTCGACGCGGCGCTGGCCGAGGCGGCGCCGAAGGGCATCGACGGCAACTTCGAGAACGTCGGCGGGGTGATCCTCGATGCGATCCTGCGGCGCATGAACCCCTTCGGCCGCATCGCGCTGTGCGGGATGATCAGTGGCTACGACGGCGCTCCGATCCCGTTGTCGGATCCGTCGCTGATCCTGAAGATGCGGCTGCGGGTCGAGGGCTTCATCGTCAGCGAGCACATGGAGGTGTGGCCTGAGGCCTTGACTGAGCTTGGGACGCTGGTGGCGACCGGAAAGCTGAAGTACCGGGAGTCGATCGCGCCTCGGATCGAGGATGCGCCGGAAGCCTTCATCGGTCTGCTCAAGGGGAAGAACTTCGGGAAGCAGCTCGTCAAGCTGAATTGA
- a CDS encoding PaaI family thioesterase produces the protein MKFLAQIPFVDLVGMELLVCEAGQAELALTLREELTNSWSVAHGGVTMTLLDVAMAHAARSPNQPGHPESPGVVTIEMKTSFLRAGLGRLTARGSLLHRTASLAFTEGTVFDEKGERIAHATGTFKYMKGLPAGGRRIQRLNASD, from the coding sequence ATGAAATTCCTCGCGCAGATCCCCTTCGTTGACCTGGTCGGCATGGAACTGCTCGTCTGCGAGGCGGGCCAGGCCGAACTCGCGCTGACCTTGCGCGAGGAGCTCACCAACTCGTGGAGCGTGGCCCACGGCGGCGTCACCATGACGCTGCTCGACGTGGCCATGGCTCATGCCGCGCGCAGCCCCAACCAGCCCGGCCATCCCGAGTCGCCCGGCGTGGTGACGATCGAGATGAAGACGAGCTTCCTGCGCGCCGGGCTCGGGCGGCTGACGGCGCGCGGCTCGCTGCTGCACCGCACCGCGTCACTGGCCTTCACCGAAGGCACGGTGTTCGACGAGAAGGGCGAGCGCATCGCGCACGCCACCGGCACGTTCAAGTACATGAAGGGGCTGCCGGCCGGCGGCCGCCGCATCCAGAGGCTGAACGCCTCAGACTGA
- a CDS encoding SDR family oxidoreductase, with the protein MSTPIQKLFDLSGQNALVTGGSRGLGLQIAEALGEAGAKVFLTARKAGDLEEAMAHLQAKGIDARWVAADMSQPSEVERVASEALQRLGDIDILVNNAGATWGAPAEDYPLEAWDKVMNLNIRSIFLMSQQIGKRSMIPRKHGRIINVASIAGLSGSGDVEFIAYGTSKGAVVNFTRTLAGEWGEHGITVNALAPGFFPSKMTKGTLERIGVDTLSRAAPLRRIGDDDDLKGAALLFASAAGKHITGQILAVDGGVSAVHHGA; encoded by the coding sequence ATGAGCACCCCCATCCAGAAGCTGTTCGACCTGTCCGGCCAGAATGCCCTCGTCACCGGCGGCTCGCGCGGCCTGGGCCTGCAGATCGCCGAGGCGCTGGGCGAGGCGGGCGCGAAGGTCTTCCTCACCGCGCGCAAGGCCGGCGACCTGGAGGAGGCGATGGCGCACCTGCAGGCCAAGGGCATCGATGCGCGCTGGGTGGCCGCCGACATGAGCCAGCCCTCTGAAGTGGAGCGCGTGGCCAGCGAGGCGCTGCAGCGCCTGGGCGACATCGACATCCTCGTCAACAACGCCGGTGCCACCTGGGGCGCGCCGGCCGAGGACTACCCGCTGGAAGCCTGGGACAAGGTGATGAACCTGAACATCCGCAGCATCTTCCTGATGAGCCAGCAGATCGGCAAGCGCAGCATGATCCCGCGCAAGCACGGCCGCATCATCAACGTGGCCTCGATCGCCGGCCTGTCGGGATCGGGCGACGTGGAGTTCATCGCCTACGGCACGAGCAAGGGCGCGGTCGTCAACTTCACGCGCACGCTGGCCGGCGAGTGGGGCGAGCATGGCATCACCGTCAACGCGCTGGCGCCGGGCTTCTTCCCGAGCAAGATGACCAAGGGCACGCTGGAGCGCATCGGCGTGGACACGCTGTCGCGCGCCGCGCCGCTGCGCCGCATCGGCGACGACGACGACCTGAAGGGCGCGGCGCTGCTGTTCGCCTCGGCCGCCGGCAAGCACATCACCGGGCAGATCCTCGCGGTCGACGGCGGCGTGAGCGCAGTGCACCACGGCGCATGA
- a CDS encoding M3 family metallopeptidase codes for MTSGWKFLVAALMVAAVQVAAAQVYEFPRYDGAAQVRAECDRLLADLKQQARAIETLPEGGDVFDALDALMRRTEDSLGPLWLLPGVHPAKDVRDAADACDLAFQGFSTGFLQNAKVYARLKQARPADDIERRLQRDQLDAFEDSGVGLPRKAQQRARKINSELTRLSQLFDRRIRESRERVAYTEAELEGVPADVWKNAPRDARGRYLLGLDYPSAEPVLDKAMRAETRERMWRATMAQGGAANLKTLAQLAQLRREYAKLFGFASYADFVLRRRMARSEAEASRFLAEVQDAVAQRERVDLGLLREAKARETNTALQATTIKRWDLRYFTEKAREQTYAVDQEAFRAYFPPQRSLDFVFTLAQRLFGVRFEPVQQTLWHPKAQAYAARDEAGTLLGTLFVDLYPRADKYNHAAVWSFRNVSTRAGRLPAAALVVNFNDKGLTLSELETLLHEFGHALHALLSKTRYTLQGGTNTKLDFVEAPSQMLEDWVYDPKVLALFQQVCADCPPMPPEMIERAGRARHFAKGIATSRQLIFARYDLALYGARPEDPMRLWARMESATPVGHVKGSMFPANFSHVAGGYSAGYYAYMWSLVVAEDLRTAFAADRLDPVVGRRYRDIVLANGGQVLPEELVQRFLGRAGNREAFYKSLNLQ; via the coding sequence ATGACATCTGGCTGGAAGTTTCTGGTCGCGGCGCTGATGGTCGCTGCGGTGCAGGTCGCGGCGGCGCAGGTCTACGAGTTCCCGCGCTACGACGGCGCGGCGCAGGTGCGCGCCGAGTGCGATCGTCTGCTGGCCGACCTGAAGCAGCAGGCCCGCGCCATCGAGACCCTGCCGGAAGGCGGCGACGTCTTCGACGCGCTCGATGCCCTGATGCGCCGCACCGAAGACTCGCTCGGCCCGCTGTGGCTGCTGCCCGGCGTGCACCCGGCCAAGGACGTGCGCGACGCGGCCGATGCCTGCGATCTGGCCTTCCAGGGATTCAGCACTGGCTTCCTGCAGAACGCCAAGGTCTACGCCCGACTCAAACAGGCCCGGCCGGCCGACGACATCGAGCGCCGCCTGCAACGCGACCAGCTCGACGCCTTCGAGGATTCCGGCGTCGGCCTGCCGCGCAAGGCGCAGCAGCGCGCGCGCAAGATCAACAGCGAGCTGACGCGGCTGTCGCAGCTGTTCGACCGCCGCATCCGCGAAAGCCGAGAGCGCGTGGCCTACACCGAGGCCGAGCTCGAGGGCGTGCCCGCCGACGTGTGGAAGAACGCCCCGCGCGACGCGCGCGGCCGATACCTGCTCGGCCTGGACTACCCGAGTGCCGAGCCGGTGCTCGACAAGGCGATGCGCGCCGAGACCCGCGAGCGCATGTGGCGGGCCACGATGGCGCAAGGCGGCGCCGCCAACCTGAAGACGCTGGCGCAACTCGCGCAACTGCGCCGCGAGTACGCGAAGCTGTTCGGCTTCGCGTCGTATGCCGATTTCGTGCTGCGCCGGCGCATGGCGCGCAGCGAGGCCGAGGCGTCGCGCTTCCTGGCCGAGGTGCAGGACGCCGTCGCGCAGCGCGAACGGGTCGACCTGGGTCTGCTGCGTGAGGCCAAGGCCCGCGAAACGAACACGGCGCTGCAGGCCACGACGATCAAGCGCTGGGACCTGCGCTACTTCACCGAGAAGGCACGCGAGCAGACCTATGCGGTGGACCAGGAGGCCTTCCGGGCCTACTTCCCGCCGCAGCGCAGCCTGGACTTCGTGTTCACGCTGGCACAGCGGCTGTTCGGCGTGCGCTTCGAGCCGGTGCAGCAGACCCTGTGGCACCCGAAGGCGCAGGCCTACGCGGCACGCGACGAAGCCGGCACCTTGCTCGGCACGCTGTTCGTCGACCTCTATCCGCGCGCCGACAAGTACAACCACGCGGCGGTCTGGTCGTTCCGAAACGTCTCCACGCGCGCCGGCCGGCTGCCGGCCGCGGCGCTGGTGGTCAACTTCAACGACAAGGGACTGACGCTGTCGGAGCTGGAGACGCTGCTGCACGAGTTCGGCCATGCGCTGCACGCGCTGCTGTCGAAGACGCGCTACACGCTGCAGGGCGGCACCAACACCAAGCTCGATTTCGTCGAGGCCCCGTCGCAGATGCTGGAAGACTGGGTCTACGACCCGAAGGTGCTGGCGCTGTTTCAGCAAGTCTGCGCGGACTGCCCGCCGATGCCCCCCGAGATGATCGAGCGTGCCGGCCGCGCGCGGCATTTCGCCAAGGGCATCGCCACCTCGCGGCAACTGATCTTCGCGCGCTACGACCTCGCGCTGTACGGCGCCCGCCCCGAGGACCCGATGCGCCTGTGGGCGCGCATGGAGTCGGCGACGCCGGTCGGCCACGTCAAGGGCAGCATGTTCCCGGCCAACTTCAGCCACGTGGCCGGCGGCTACTCGGCCGGCTACTACGCCTACATGTGGAGCCTGGTGGTGGCCGAAGACCTGCGCACCGCGTTCGCCGCCGACCGGCTCGACCCGGTGGTGGGCCGCCGTTACCGCGACATCGTGCTGGCCAACGGCGGCCAGGTGCTGCCCGAAGAGCTGGTGCAGCGATTCCTCGGGCGCGCGGGCAATCGCGAGGCCTTCTACAAGAGCCTGAACCTGCAGTGA